A stretch of the Harpia harpyja isolate bHarHar1 chromosome 5, bHarHar1 primary haplotype, whole genome shotgun sequence genome encodes the following:
- the AKAIN1 gene encoding A-kinase anchor protein inhibitor 1 isoform X2, which yields MSHALRKGEKPGTEQDEVKLQNASKQIVQTAILRAVQQVSQESQQKEKRTNSSTSLQLERGKLTKKHEKK from the coding sequence GTGAGAAGCCAGGGACGGAGCAAGATGAAGTTAAGCTTCAGAATGCCAGCAAGCAGATTGTGCAGACTGCTATCCTCCGAGCAGTGCAGCAAGTTTCGCAGGAGAGCCAGCAAAAGGAGAAACGAACAAACAGCAGTACAAGCCTCCAActagaaagaggaaaattaaCCAAGAAGCATGAAAAGAAGTAA
- the AKAIN1 gene encoding A-kinase anchor protein inhibitor 1 isoform X3 gives MVFAPGEKPGTEQDEVKLQNASKQIVQTAILRAVQQVSQESQQKEKRTNSSTSLQLERGKLTKKHEKK, from the coding sequence GTGAGAAGCCAGGGACGGAGCAAGATGAAGTTAAGCTTCAGAATGCCAGCAAGCAGATTGTGCAGACTGCTATCCTCCGAGCAGTGCAGCAAGTTTCGCAGGAGAGCCAGCAAAAGGAGAAACGAACAAACAGCAGTACAAGCCTCCAActagaaagaggaaaattaaCCAAGAAGCATGAAAAGAAGTAA